A stretch of Desulfitobacterium dichloroeliminans LMG P-21439 DNA encodes these proteins:
- a CDS encoding undecaprenyl-diphosphate phosphatase: MIEILKAIILGIVEGVTEWLPISSTGHMILVDEFIKLNMSDAFMEMFFVVIQLGAILAVVLLYWHKLNPFSVQKGGAGNRITVKRETIEMWMKIIVSCIPAAVIGLLYDDEMNALFYNYQTVAIMLILFGILFIIIENKNKGKRSRINHLAQITYPIALMIGLFQLIAAVFPGTSRSGATIVGGLMLGVSRTVATEFTFFLAVPVMFGASALKLVKFGFNFTGQEIMILLIGMVVAFIVSILSIKFLMGYIKKNDFKAFGWYRIILGIIVIFYFSMQML; the protein is encoded by the coding sequence TTGATCGAGATTTTGAAGGCGATTATTTTAGGTATTGTTGAGGGAGTTACCGAGTGGCTGCCCATCAGCAGCACCGGGCACATGATATTAGTGGATGAATTTATTAAGCTGAATATGTCCGATGCTTTTATGGAAATGTTCTTCGTGGTGATACAGCTGGGAGCTATCTTAGCTGTCGTGCTGTTATATTGGCATAAGCTCAATCCCTTTTCGGTTCAAAAGGGAGGTGCGGGGAATAGAATTACAGTAAAACGAGAGACTATCGAGATGTGGATGAAGATTATCGTGTCCTGCATTCCCGCTGCGGTGATTGGCTTATTATATGACGATGAGATGAATGCCCTCTTTTACAATTACCAGACAGTTGCAATTATGCTGATTTTATTTGGTATTCTCTTCATTATCATTGAAAACAAGAATAAGGGTAAACGATCACGCATCAATCATCTTGCGCAGATTACTTATCCGATTGCCCTAATGATTGGGCTTTTCCAGCTGATCGCTGCGGTTTTTCCCGGGACATCCCGCTCCGGTGCTACTATCGTGGGAGGGCTTATGTTAGGGGTATCCCGTACAGTTGCCACTGAATTCACTTTCTTCTTAGCTGTTCCTGTCATGTTTGGTGCGAGCGCTCTTAAGTTAGTAAAGTTTGGTTTTAACTTTACCGGACAAGAAATAATGATTCTATTGATCGGCATGGTTGTAGCCTTTATTGTATCCATTCTATCCATAAAGTTCTTGATGGGCTATATTAAGAAGAATGACTTTAAGGCTTTCGGGTGGTATCGAATTATCTTGGGCATCATTGTTATCTTTTATTTTTCAATGCAGATGCTGTAG
- a CDS encoding TPM domain-containing protein, with product MKKKHLLAALVLFFLSLVAPLQAAPSIPQPTRDFFVLDQANVLNPATEQTIVQNSAALAQKTKAQVVVVTTNDLDGYEPEEYALTILREWGIGDKQLNNGLLILVSPKERVSRIEVGYGLEGALPDAKTGRIQDEYMIPYFQEDNYDQGILNGYLAFIQEVAAEYQVVLDSRSPQALYPSSSSSGDEFDQLAALPLGVKILGIIGLVFLFYLDHRYFNGFIFGMIIGMLMRGGRGGGGGGGGFGGGGGSGGGGGSTRRW from the coding sequence ATGAAGAAAAAACATCTACTTGCTGCATTGGTACTATTCTTCCTTTCCTTAGTAGCTCCATTACAAGCTGCCCCTTCTATCCCTCAACCTACTCGTGACTTTTTTGTATTAGATCAAGCTAATGTATTGAATCCCGCTACCGAGCAAACCATTGTCCAAAATTCTGCAGCCTTAGCCCAAAAAACCAAGGCCCAGGTTGTGGTAGTCACCACCAATGATTTGGACGGGTATGAGCCGGAGGAGTACGCTTTAACCATTTTAAGGGAATGGGGTATCGGTGATAAGCAACTCAACAATGGCTTGTTGATTCTAGTATCCCCCAAAGAGCGGGTTTCTCGAATCGAGGTCGGTTATGGACTGGAAGGAGCTCTTCCTGATGCCAAGACGGGCCGGATTCAGGATGAATATATGATTCCGTATTTCCAAGAAGATAATTATGATCAGGGGATACTGAACGGGTATCTTGCCTTTATCCAGGAAGTGGCTGCGGAGTACCAGGTTGTGTTGGATAGCCGCTCACCCCAAGCTCTTTACCCATCTTCCTCTTCCTCTGGAGATGAATTCGATCAATTAGCTGCCTTGCCCCTAGGGGTCAAAATTCTCGGTATCATCGGGCTTGTTTTTCTCTTCTATCTTGATCATCGTTATTTCAACGGCTTCATCTTCGGCATGATTATTGGCATGCTGATGAGAGGCGGCCGTGGTGGCGGTGGAGGTGGAGGAGGCTTCGGAGGCGGCGGTGGTTCTGGCGGTGGCGGTGGCAGCACGAGACGTTGGTAG
- a CDS encoding MBL fold metallo-hydrolase, whose product MNTLYDVRGGVGGDSYLVVGDRKAALLDCGMAFSAADLIDNLKGVLQGRRLDYVFITHSHYDHVGALPYLKKEWPSLEAMGSEYDLRILERPSALESIRELSSEAAQMYSGETIEEYNDELMKIDTVVVEGRCIDLGNTQIKVIETPGHTRCTLSFLINDEILYGSESLGVMNQSGKISPSFIVDYDQAIQSIQRCQALNPKVIYSPHYGMIDQELKPDYWQECLDVAEYSRQLVLHYLKLGYTVDEILVEYENVFRSKEYYVEQPLFAFQINSRGMINAIIKSQAENVD is encoded by the coding sequence ATGAATACCCTATATGATGTTAGGGGTGGGGTAGGTGGAGACTCTTACCTTGTTGTGGGGGATCGAAAGGCGGCACTGCTTGATTGTGGCATGGCTTTTAGTGCAGCGGATTTAATTGATAATCTAAAGGGCGTTCTTCAAGGACGTCGGTTGGATTATGTTTTTATTACCCACTCTCATTATGACCATGTGGGAGCTCTGCCCTACTTAAAAAAGGAATGGCCTAGTCTAGAGGCTATGGGTTCTGAATATGACTTAAGAATCTTAGAACGACCAAGTGCACTGGAATCAATTCGGGAATTAAGTAGTGAAGCTGCCCAAATGTATTCGGGGGAAACCATCGAGGAATACAATGATGAACTGATGAAAATCGATACAGTGGTAGTTGAAGGTCGTTGTATTGATTTAGGAAATACACAGATCAAGGTCATAGAAACTCCGGGACACACCCGTTGTACATTATCCTTTTTAATTAATGATGAGATTCTCTATGGCAGTGAATCTTTGGGTGTTATGAACCAATCAGGTAAGATATCTCCGTCCTTTATCGTAGATTATGATCAAGCGATTCAGTCCATCCAAAGATGCCAGGCTCTCAATCCCAAGGTAATCTATTCCCCCCATTATGGAATGATCGACCAAGAGCTTAAGCCGGATTATTGGCAGGAATGCCTTGATGTTGCAGAATACTCTCGTCAATTAGTACTCCATTATTTGAAATTAGGCTATACAGTCGATGAGATTTTAGTGGAATATGAAAACGTTTTTCGCAGTAAAGAATATTATGTAGAACAACCTCTGTTTGCTTTTCAGATTAATTCTCGAGGCATGATTAATGCAATAATTAAGTCTCAGGCTGAGAATGTGGACTAG
- a CDS encoding thiamine-binding protein yields the protein MINASVAIQVLPSVEGKDVIRVVDKVIQYLKSSGLNVYVGPFETTIEGEYDQLMEMVKRCQLICIEEGAPSVMSYVKISYRPEGGILTIDEKVTKHHQ from the coding sequence ATGATTAACGCCAGTGTTGCCATTCAAGTGTTACCCTCTGTAGAAGGGAAAGACGTGATCCGTGTGGTGGATAAGGTGATTCAATACCTAAAATCCTCAGGGTTAAATGTTTATGTGGGCCCTTTTGAAACCACCATCGAAGGAGAGTACGATCAACTGATGGAAATGGTCAAACGGTGCCAACTAATCTGTATTGAAGAAGGAGCTCCCAGTGTCATGTCCTATGTAAAAATTAGCTATAGGCCGGAAGGCGGGATCTTGACCATCGATGAAAAGGTTACAAAGCATCACCAATAG
- a CDS encoding LemA family protein produces the protein MKKWLIPVGIILILGMILSSGYNNLVTLSETVDSSWSQVENQLQRRADLIPNLVNTVKGYAEHESEVFTDIADARSRLIGAGSVGEAAEADAELSSALSRLLAISESYPLLKADANFRGLQDELAGTENRIATTRMDYNNVVQTYNTKIKRIPTAFYAGILGFDEREYFKADAGAQETPTVDFSK, from the coding sequence ATGAAGAAATGGTTAATCCCCGTAGGAATCATTCTCATTTTGGGTATGATACTTAGCTCAGGTTACAATAACTTAGTCACTCTTTCCGAGACGGTAGACAGCAGTTGGAGCCAGGTGGAAAACCAGCTGCAGCGTAGAGCAGATCTGATTCCAAACTTGGTGAACACCGTTAAAGGGTATGCTGAACACGAAAGTGAAGTGTTTACTGACATAGCGGATGCGAGATCACGCTTGATTGGTGCAGGTAGCGTCGGCGAGGCTGCCGAAGCTGATGCTGAACTGAGCAGTGCTTTAAGCCGTTTGTTAGCCATATCGGAGAGCTATCCACTGCTCAAGGCTGATGCTAATTTCCGGGGTTTGCAGGATGAATTGGCCGGAACGGAAAACCGAATTGCGACAACTCGTATGGATTATAATAATGTGGTCCAAACCTACAATACGAAGATCAAACGCATACCAACGGCCTTCTACGCCGGAATCCTTGGCTTTGATGAGCGTGAATACTTTAAAGCGGATGCAGGTGCCCAAGAAACACCGACTGTCGATTTTTCAAAATAG
- a CDS encoding universal stress protein: MTKILVPVDGSANSDKAIRYALTLAEGKADLLIFLNIQPNYNNAPNVKRFATQEQIKDMQEDASKEVLDHALEIAKDSAVPIQTKMRIGDPGREICAEAEESAIDNIVMGYRGLGAVKRAILGSVATHVLHETPCPVTIVP; the protein is encoded by the coding sequence ATGACCAAAATCTTAGTACCTGTTGATGGATCCGCCAATTCAGACAAGGCTATTCGCTATGCTCTTACTCTAGCTGAAGGAAAAGCCGATTTGCTTATCTTCCTAAACATTCAGCCGAATTACAACAACGCACCCAATGTAAAACGTTTTGCAACTCAGGAGCAAATCAAAGATATGCAAGAAGATGCTAGCAAAGAAGTCCTCGATCATGCTCTGGAAATTGCTAAAGATTCAGCGGTCCCCATCCAAACTAAGATGCGCATCGGCGATCCCGGTCGGGAGATTTGTGCCGAAGCTGAAGAAAGCGCCATAGATAACATTGTTATGGGTTACCGTGGCCTAGGTGCCGTTAAACGGGCCATTCTTGGGAGCGTTGCAACCCATGTGCTTCATGAGACGCCTTGCCCTGTAACAATTGTTCCATAA